The following DNA comes from Malania oleifera isolate guangnan ecotype guangnan chromosome 12, ASM2987363v1, whole genome shotgun sequence.
gggtgtgggagatggatagttgatgtggctttcagtagagtgtggacatccacctggcagtccggaccagggtgtggtgggctcatcgtacttacagacatatttgattcggcagtggtcggccagccattgtcgggtcccgccttcgggctgcacaacccctcatggggggtaatacatgccattagctagctattcattctgggtatgttttcagtattatcagttataacagatgttttatgtatgacatgacttattagaaaatatgtaagcatgtgattattcagtatgatatgatgaacgtttacgaaaatatgaaatgtactgtatatgtataattgcattaaatattcatgttgtcacacagctgtatttagtttattttctcttactgagatgtgtctcacccccaacattaattaatttttcaggagaccctgagtgaccggcgggtcgtaGTTACCGTGCAGTCAATGaaattaccccgttaggagggcaAGATTTTGTACTAAGATCAggagtattttgtgtttgatcctagagttattttgatattttgggggatgcatataaatacagtatcatgatgattgtagtaaactctggtattatgcttgatggatggatgatttaaattttatgattgttgttgcttaggtttccgctgtgattgacaggtgtccccgttacccacgggttcgggttgacttttccattcattatattacattttatgttaaggaatttgagggTGTTACGtattctctcttactctttaattgtgtttgattcattacttgagagatagagtgaggtttgctttgtatttaatatttgctcatttgagaagtatcatattatatttccatcatcttcttgtaaggttctttgtggaccatttggtgaaggttctttgtgaaccgaagaggctTTTGGTGAGtaggtagggatttgttcctgagttgtaaggcttctccgccggtgaaggagatcgtatagtggaatccttgagttggtctcaaggcgtggatgtaggcctagtgctgaaccacgtaaaaatatcggtgtttattatttgtcttgtgtatgatttaaatttcatatattgtcatataattgcttgcatcttgtcaagtgttttattttgtaaagaaattttataattttgcaaaagagtccattcaccctccCTTCTGGACTATATACTCTCGAGCTGGGACATCTAACACTCCACATCTGTAGCATTTATTTTCATGATGTCTGGATCATTGATCCTGATCATTATCCCACTTCTAGGGGCCATCCCTCTTCTAGGGGATCGTAACCTCACGTCGATGCCAGTATTAATTTCGACCATGACCATGCCCACGACTATGACTGCGGTCTCATCCTCGACCACGAGATGTGTTCAtgttcacttcagggaatggggtTGAATCAGTTGGatgagtttggtgatttttcatcaaaagcttgTTATTTTGCTTAGTAACAaaaagacatgatataagttcaaaaaatttagtaaattttttcTCCCTATATTGCTGCTGTAGGAGCACATTAGTGGAATGGAAAGTAATAAATATCTTTTTAAGCATGTATTtatcagtaatattttcaccacataattttaactTTGAGCTAATCTTATGCAGAGCTGACTTATATTTATGGACTATTTTAAAATCTAGTAACctcaggtgcaaccattcatgtcAAGCATTTAGTAAAATCACAGTCTTTTGATGGTAAAATCTATCTTTCAAATTTTTCCATAAGATAAGTGGGTCTTTGATAGTGAGATATTCAGTCTTTAATTATTCATTTAAATGAGGATGGAGGAAGATTATAACTTTTGCGCGATCCTGCAGGGATGCTGTATTTTCATCCAaaatagtgtttcccaagttcattgtatttagatggatatcaacattaagaatttatgataaataattgttgccttcgatatcaaggggaacaaattcaactttgcttAGGTTTGACATCTGAATAATTAACAACAATAACACaatttataaaaacaaaatgtaaaagctgaaataaaactgagataataatagatataatattaCTTCGACCCTTTCAGaagtacttaaatatgtttcttcaggaacattatttttttttttctcaatttatactctttaggagtatgatttcaattataatatgaaaatgggtaataatttaccaccttttccggaggttaaatatactacctcatctAGAAGATAAACGTCTCACCTCTTTAGGAGGTTGATTTTAACATCTTTTCAGAAGGTTAAAATTATACCCTCTTTAAGAGGTAAATATTTAGTCTCTTCATAATGTCTATCTTACCATCTCTTGTGGAGATTGTTactctttaaaatttaaaagaaatattcTCTTTTAGAGAATATTAtactcttgtggagtaaaacttataagaaataaattaaataggatttaaagaaatatcttaGATAGTTAGAGTCTCGAGCTGATGACGTGTTGTAAAagatgcagaaaaataaatagagacgagaaataaattttacgtggttcggctatgcctactccatgggaggatgaaataaaaaaatttactatCTTAGGAGAAATTACAAGATAATTTGGAGCAAGTCTtatacaaaatatttttctttctttctatctctcctattctcttttcctttctatTTGTCTGCACACTTCAAGTGTTTTTTTGTGTGTATATCAAAATGAGAGGAACAGATGACCCtttttatagggcaataaggatagCACATAATTTATGATGGTGGAAAATGAATGGGTGACAACTATTAATTTTTATACTTTTCATAATATATACTGGTTAAAATTCAATGACATCCCGTGAATATGTTGACTATGACATTACACTTCTAAATTTCCGACAACTCAAAAACTCATGgtattataatttataaataaaagtaAACTTCTATTAGTTGATTGTTGATCAACAATTCTTCGACGTTAAAATATAATTTGCATCACTACTAAAATTATCTTTTATCCtttcatttaattaatataatatatatatttatatatatatatatatatatatatatatatatatatcattcctATAATAAATTAAGAAACAAGTAAAATATTGAATATTCACTAAAACATGAAAAAGTATTACTCATAAAATAACATGTTCTTCAAAAAAGCCTATTTACAACTTGGTATTTTCTTTTAGATGGAAGCTACctaatatattcatattttattatcAACTAACACCCATTGTCATCATTAGacgaaagtaaaaaaaaaaaatgataataatatctAGAAAAGGCCTTCTCATATTGATTACGCCCAAAGAATAATGCGATAGTTGTAGCACAGCTTTGGGGTGTCAATTCCACATAGAGATGAAAAAAAGGAATACAGATAGgcaaataaagataaaaaaaatttgtaaataatttttataGAAAAACAAATGACTTCTTTTTAGAAAGATTTAAAAGTAAGTTTATTTATGTAGATGAAAAATTAAGTTTGCAAGAACCAAGGCATCAGAAATCCCTCTCACAAATCAGATAATCAATCTATTTTTAATCCATTGGTTTTCTCAACTAGAGATTTCACATCCCAAATCCCCAATCAGAAAATGTAGAATTACAAATCTTTGATAAATTCAAAAGcaaattttctaaatattattcATCTCATTAAAAACTCAAAAGCTATTTACtttgttaataaaatttaacGACGACAATATATCCAGAGACAATATTGCAGTAGAGGAGtaatttaacaaaattaatagTTTGTCTTGAACATATTCATGGATCCTTACAATTCTATGGAAAAAGTATGACTGAATCCATGAAGAGATTCAGATATATGAATATTCAAGTGCGAAATAAGACAAATAATAATTGATGaacaataaatagaaaatataaaaacattgaagaacaacaatatagaataaaaataaattgaaatacCTTTATTTGATTAAGTTCATCCCTAACCCAGGGTAGGGAATTAGTTCCTCATAATAAGgtgaaagaaaaataaactatAAAGAAAACCTTCACAAAACCAAGACAGCTACTCAAAATAAGAGTTTTTGTTTATATAGTTCTGCCTACAAAACCCTAAAAACGGAATAACAAAAGAAATTCGGAATAAATAACTTTAGGATTTTGGACTTGGATTGCGACCTATTTTTCACCCATTAAAAGTTCGAATTAGCAAAAGGCTATATCAGGATAAATTGTAGCCCATTATGTAAGGTTTTCAACACAACTTAAATCACCCAAAACCAATATCGGATGAGATAGTTATGATGAAAATACTGAGCAGTGTGCGGAGACTCTTCCAAAATGGGATTCTATCATATCAAATATTTTTTCCTCCAATTTAGGTGGCTGTCTTCTTCATTTACGTTGACttccaaattttcttaacttcaTTCCTATgataaaaatcattgaaaattaattagaattaaaaacTTTATAAAATGAAGATTAAGTTAGAAACTTATCACTAACATATTCAAATTGTCTATATAAATTagcaaataaacaagaaaaagtaATGTTCAGAGTGCACGTTTATGCACTCATCACATATAATGTGCATGTATACTCCATTATATATAATAAACTAAAATTGAAGTGTAGTGATAAATActatctaaaatattttttaggacaAAAGACACTCATCTCccttgagatttgtcaaaaagacaagGACATCTCCTGGGATTTTAGACATCCCCTCAAGTTTGAATCTATGGATACTTATACCCGTCATGTCAATTTTCTATTAGTATTCAAacgaaagttttaaaaatattttttttccaattataccCTCAACCCTAGGAGCTGCTAGTTTCCTAACATGATGtgctaaattttttttcccatttttgccATTGTTTGCATAATGCCGTCAAAAGTAGTTTTTTTCCTATTTTGGCCTTAAATATATGCTGTCAATATTATACAATTTgtctttaaaaatatattttttctttttgacatAGTTCATTTTTACCTTTGTCAAATATGACTCGTATTCACAAAATAAGAATGGCACCATCAACAAAGTAAATTCAACACAGTTGAATGATCTTCATTATAATTTCTGCATATGCTGGGAAGCAAAAACCAAATCTACAACAAAATAAATCcaacatgatatatatatttacatgcatCAACTAAGTATAACTGTGATGTTTTATAGATTCATCTTTTGCTATCTCCATCCTATTGAAGAAGAATCACAACCCTAACAAGGAAAGAAACTGTATTGATCTCAATAAGACATTGTAGCagaaaaaaggagaaaaggaGGATAGTGAACCTACCAAATTCAAAGTGATTATTCTAATCAAAATTTAGGAGTTAGAAGGAACTGAGTAGATTAATTACTAAGGGGTCTAGGGGAATTAAGAGACCCAATTGATAATTTGATGAACCCAACTAGGGTTGCAAAATGGGAAGCATCCGGTTTTCTCCATGTCTCCTAAATTGCCACATCTTTGCATTTTGTTGATTGAGGGATATTCTTGTGTCCAATTGAAAAGGGTTCATTGGAACAGTCTCTAAGTGTTAGATTACCGCTTTACCTAGAAATTTAAGCAGTTAGATTGTgagtcaacaatatatatcaactttTAATACTCCCCCGCATGTGCAGCTCAACAGCATGAGGAgaaataaacacataataaatttttaaataccacaaaATAAATGCGGGCGACGAGATTATAATTCAGGACCTTCTAGTAATcagttctgataccatgttagattacaacttttacctaaaagtttaaactattaaattgtgagccaacaatgtatatcaacctTTAACATTGAGGAACTTCTCACATGAGGGTTTTTCTTTTAGTTCCATATTAAGAAAGAGGTTGCTAATTCAGGTCCTGCAGAACTTGATTATTTCAGTGAAGGACACGACTTGGATTGTTAGGTCAGAGAAAAGCAATGAGAATCTGATTATGAGTACTCTCAATTTGAGCAGCAATGGGAGCTTGGAAGATGAGAGATCTTGAATCGCTTGTGGAGGCAAGACTGAGAGAGTCCAACAAATGATGCTCCCCAAAGCTATGAATGCTTCTCCTCAAAGCCACAAATCGCGACTGTTCCACAAACCCACCAACTTCGAAAAAAAGAGATTACTTCTTGTAAACCCTAACAGAATAAAGGCTTTGAAGATTTCCTCAATGAGAAGCTATACAAGAGAGGGAAGGATGGGCTTCGAGTGTCTATGAGCAACAGTGGAACGAGATGCAAGGAGGGAGGTTTGAGGAGAGGATTGAGAGCTACAAAGGAAAGAGAAGACTAAGAGCTCACTAGAGAACGAGAGCAGCCCCCAATTTTGAAGGGGCAAATTTGTCtcattaatgtttttttttttttaatggtgtTACGCATCTATCATTCCAAGGGGCATGGGCGTCCATAATTCAAATTTAAGGGGAGGTGTGTGGAACTTTAGAAACCTCAAGATAGCCCCTTAATAGAAAAAGAATATAGAATACAATTAATAGAAAAAGAATATAGAATACAAAAGAATAAGGAACCctccataaaaataaaaataaaaaattgaagtaaaaaaacaaaataagTAATACAAAATAGTAGACCAAACATGCTAAACATTTTCAAGTTATAATCTCTTGAATTGCAGTAGCCTATAAAGAAGCCaaatatggaattttatcttaaacaaaaatttaGGAAACCACCTTCCTTTAAAAATGCAATTATTTCTTTCCATCCAAATACCCCACAACACCGGAAACAAACCACATCTCTATAGAGCAGCCTAGCCTTGTCTTTGCTCCTTCCAAAATCCAAAAGAAAGAAATAACCAGCATAGCGTCGAGGAGCCCAAAATGAAAAATATGTCCAGAGATTGGTTTAACATGTCTTCTGCTCCACAGCTTGTTAGTCTTCACTCTATTAAGAACAATCAATggaataaaagccttaattttagaGTGAACCTTGGCCTTCCAAATCATATGAACCaaagaaaatgatatatatttggTCAAGAACTCAAAAAAGAATCGCAAGAAAATTTACTAAAGACTCTAACATCATATTCTCACATCGAACAATAACCTTCCAATATACTCAacaaaaacaataactaactaAAAATGAACCTTTCTATGTACCAACTCGCCCGTGATTGTCACAAGCCTGTACAAGCAATATTATTCCTGACCATGACCACCTCTCAGCTTTGAAAAAACTCCAGTAAATATTAAGTTTGGCAATGCACAGTTAAATGTTCTTGAGCAGAGATACATCAGACGCCATACTAGATAAAATATAACCGGTGCAAAAAACCCATGGCCATTTTCTAATACAGCATTGCAGCGTCTTATCACCAATACAAACCAAGAACTTGATTCTTGCTTAGACAGATCAATTCAATAACACAACCCATCCTCTTCCCCCATTCACAAGAGTAACATGTACTTCCAAAATAAGAGGAAACCCATACAAGATACAACTGTCTTACGATTGACTTGGCATCATCCATAGCTACAAGTTCTACCATCATGCTTATCCACTAGCACTAAAACTACAACTCACTAATGATGAAAGGCACAGCTGAATTTCATCCTGAGCATGCATCTGAATGGAACAAGTTTGATCACAGCCATTCCCTTACCAGGATCCTGCCATCATTGGTCAGTTTGCGGCTGTTGAGTTTGTTGTTGCTGAGGCTGAGAATGAGGCCAAGGTGGCATGAAAGCCACAGGTGGCTGGGGCTGCTGGGCAGCATAGAGTGCTGCTTGATCAACTGGTTTTCCCATCATCATCCCTGTTGGCCCCACAGGATGCTGGGGAGGGACATAGTAGTATGGAATATTGTCACTCACTGGAATAGTTGCCTTGGTGACCCCAAGTCCTTCCTCTTTTAACTCATCTCTAGGAATAATATCCACCAAAAAATCAAAGACATCTGTCCTTGAAATGGCAGCTGCAATATCATTCTTCTGAAGCGTTCGTCTCTTATTCTCTTCTGTGTGTATCCAAGAGCGCAAAGTCAGCTCCAAGATGAACATCTCACATGCTTTTGCAAATACGACTGGAGCCTCTGCTGAAATCATTCTGACGTCCTCATCAGCTTTCATTATTTTCTTGATCCGAGCAAGCGGGAGACTATGATTCTTGAAGTCAGTTGTTTGCTCAATTTCTTGCAGTTGGTTAGCCCAGAACATCTGAAgctgttgctgctgctgttgATGGAGGAAGTGTTGAGCTTGGTAGGCAAGTTGATGCTGAGATGGGTAAGTGGTGGGATGCTGTGCTGGGGAAGGGATGGTTGCAGCAGGAGTTCCAGTAGCCACCATGGGAGCAGTTTGGTATGGAGAAGTAGAGTAGGCCATTTGACTTGACCCTGCAACAATTCCAACCAcaggctgctgctgctgctgctgcggtTGCGGGGGCTGCTGCTGCTGTTCTGATTGATCCATGGCCAATCAAAAAATCTTTACCTCTGCTGCAGCTATTTTGCTCAGCACAGCACCGAAAGAAAGAGTTTAAGTTCAAAGTGACCtcatgtaaaatatatataatgcagAAAATCAACAAACCACCATCCCGAATGAAGGTGCAACAGAACAATGCTTCAGCctattaaaacaaaaaaattatcccaaactGACAGCTCCACAAGCTATCCTGGTCGATCATATTCTGCATTATTTAAGTCATATGAATGTGTTAAATAAATAGACAACTAGGAATCTTACAGAAATCATCCAATTAATTTCTGCTAGTCTCCTTCTATGTTATGGTAGAATTCTTGCAGAAGTCAGACAGCCTGTACTTTAGTCTACATTGTATTAAAGCAAGAATCTGATGCATTTTCAGAATGTTGGTAgaatataacatccaatcaagTTCAATGAAACAAATATCCTTTGGGTTCAGCACTTCAGCCACAATGATGCTATTTCTTTTAAAGAGACAGTTTTAAGTTTTAACTTAAGAAGCACCAATACCAACACAGGGCGCATATACCATACGACACTGACATGGTGATATGTTGATTTTGTAAAAATAAGGATGTAGACCTGTTTTTCCTTCTAGGTGGAAAAATATTGTGCTAATTTCAATTTAATTGGAATAAGCACcattcatgctcaattatgaatTGCATAATCACTAACAACACTCAAATTAGGAAACGCAAGAAACATTCGTTCATTCATCAACAATCAAAAAATTGATCATCAACAACCAAAATACAGAATTTTCATTCAAGTTCCTGAAGATGCATTTTTTTTTACATCATACAAAATATCAAATTAACTAAATTAAGCTAAATTCGATTAAATGCTTTGAAGATCAACCAGAATTTTTACTTAATTAGTCAAGTTCCCGTGTATTTTTTTATTTCCGTCAAAAGAAACTTCAAGGCCAGTGGCCAATCGCCATCAATATTAATGAAAATTTCGGGATCCAAGCAAAGGTTCAAAACAGAGAAGGAGTATCAAACAGAAAGAGTTgatcaaatgaaaaaaaaaagaggcgaCTCACGTTGAGCAAAGACCCAAATATTTCGACCCTTCGAGACAACTCAAAGAAGAGCTTTGATTGAACTCTTCTACATAGAAGAGGCTTGGAGCCTAGCCAAGATCGTCGTCGAGCAAGCCTGAGATGGCCGCGAACAGGGCGAAGAAGGCTGGGAGCAGCGGGAGACTGGGAGAGGGGTTCGACAGGGG
Coding sequences within:
- the LOC131143777 gene encoding nuclear transcription factor Y subunit C-2, coding for MDQSEQQQQPPQPQQQQQQPVVGIVAGSSQMAYSTSPYQTAPMVATGTPAATIPSPAQHPTTYPSQHQLAYQAQHFLHQQQQQQLQMFWANQLQEIEQTTDFKNHSLPLARIKKIMKADEDVRMISAEAPVVFAKACEMFILELTLRSWIHTEENKRRTLQKNDIAAAISRTDVFDFLVDIIPRDELKEEGLGVTKATIPVSDNIPYYYVPPQHPVGPTGMMMGKPVDQAALYAAQQPQPPVAFMPPWPHSQPQQQQTQQPQTDQ